In the genome of Desulfovibrio desulfuricans, one region contains:
- the grpE gene encoding nucleotide exchange factor GrpE: MQRHKINHPYGQQGGHADERAECQPEKPEDGFLEEDGILFGQNAGKNAADAAHDEAALDKAAAAQSAEERCKAELNEMRLRTAAEMDNFKKRLTREHEEQMRYAAEKVLGDLLPTLDNLDLALRYGSKHEACKDMLQGVAMTHKLLLDVVEKHGLKPLGEEGEEFDPNVHEAVGFEDRPDFAPNSVARVMQRGFRLGDRLLRPAKVMIKQ; this comes from the coding sequence ATGCAGCGTCATAAAATAAACCATCCCTACGGACAGCAGGGCGGCCACGCCGACGAGCGGGCAGAGTGCCAGCCCGAAAAGCCTGAAGATGGTTTTCTTGAAGAAGACGGCATTTTGTTTGGGCAAAACGCGGGCAAAAATGCTGCCGACGCAGCGCACGACGAAGCCGCCCTCGACAAAGCGGCAGCCGCACAAAGCGCCGAAGAGCGCTGCAAGGCCGAGCTGAACGAAATGCGCCTGCGCACCGCCGCTGAGATGGACAATTTCAAGAAACGCCTCACGCGCGAGCATGAAGAGCAGATGCGCTACGCGGCGGAGAAGGTCCTTGGCGACCTGCTGCCCACGCTGGACAACCTTGATCTGGCCCTGCGTTACGGCAGCAAGCACGAAGCCTGCAAGGACATGCTGCAGGGCGTGGCCATGACACACAAACTGCTGCTTGATGTGGTGGAAAAGCACGGACTCAAGCCTCTGGGCGAAGAAGGTGAAGAGTTTGACCCCAACGTGCACGAAGCAGTGGGATTTGAAGACCGGCCCGATTTTGCGCCCAACTCCGTGGCCCGCGTGATGCAGCGCGGCTTCAGGCTTGGCGACCGCCTGCTGCGCCCAGCCAAGGTCATGATAAAGCAGTAA